The following are encoded in a window of Arthrobacter antioxidans genomic DNA:
- a CDS encoding glycosyltransferase: MSYPADSKPLTILIAADTYPPNVNGAAQFGYRLAKGMSGRGHAVHVLAPRPSNGPSVTEPDGDWSVHRLRSHSVPTHDYWRICYPWEIKRDISLLFDRVQPDVVHIQCHYMVGQYALYEAVQRGIRVVATNHFMPENINPFLPFPEWFKRIVAKNSWRDMGRVMGKAAAVTTPTPLAAKAMHDHAFLREVLPVSNGIDAAAYEVRPGEVIEPNEHPTVLFVGRLAEEKHIDVLIDAVAGTPEHLDVHLEIVGGGEVKPALQAQAARLGISDRVSFRGLIDDEELRRSYIRASLFCQPGTAELQSLVTLEAMSASTPVLLANAMALPHLVSDGENGYLFEPGNADELGKRITEILSLSREEQQEMGAVSRAMVGKHDINATLETFEGLYYGTLSSQPPAPREADVPVRIQ, translated from the coding sequence GTGAGTTACCCGGCTGATTCCAAGCCCCTGACCATCCTGATCGCCGCGGACACCTACCCGCCCAACGTGAACGGTGCGGCGCAGTTCGGCTACCGGCTGGCGAAGGGGATGTCAGGACGCGGCCACGCGGTGCACGTCCTCGCTCCGCGCCCCTCCAACGGCCCGAGCGTCACCGAGCCGGACGGCGACTGGTCCGTCCACCGCCTCCGCTCGCACAGCGTCCCCACGCACGACTACTGGCGCATCTGCTACCCCTGGGAGATCAAGCGTGACATCAGCCTGCTCTTCGACCGCGTCCAGCCCGACGTCGTCCACATCCAGTGCCACTACATGGTGGGGCAGTACGCGCTGTACGAGGCTGTGCAGCGGGGCATCCGGGTCGTGGCCACCAACCACTTCATGCCGGAGAACATCAACCCCTTCCTGCCCTTCCCCGAGTGGTTCAAGAGGATCGTGGCGAAGAACTCGTGGCGCGACATGGGCAGGGTGATGGGCAAGGCCGCCGCCGTCACCACCCCGACGCCGCTGGCCGCGAAGGCCATGCACGACCACGCCTTCCTGCGCGAGGTGCTGCCCGTCTCCAACGGCATCGATGCCGCAGCCTACGAGGTCCGGCCGGGCGAGGTCATCGAACCGAACGAGCACCCGACGGTCCTCTTCGTGGGCCGGCTCGCCGAGGAGAAGCACATCGACGTGCTGATCGACGCCGTCGCCGGGACCCCCGAGCACCTCGACGTGCACCTCGAGATCGTGGGAGGTGGCGAGGTGAAGCCGGCGCTGCAGGCGCAGGCCGCACGTCTCGGCATCAGCGACCGCGTCTCGTTCCGCGGCCTGATCGACGACGAGGAACTGCGCCGGAGCTACATCCGGGCGTCGCTGTTCTGCCAGCCGGGTACCGCCGAGCTGCAGTCACTCGTCACCCTCGAGGCGATGTCCGCGTCCACGCCCGTGCTGCTCGCCAACGCCATGGCGCTGCCGCACCTGGTGTCCGACGGCGAGAACGGCTACCTGTTCGAGCCGGGGAACGCCGACGAGCTGGGCAAGCGCATCACGGAGATCCTCAGCCTCTCCCGCGAGGAGCAGCAGGAGATGGGCGCCGTGAGCCGGGCCATGGTGGGCAAGCACGACATCAACGCGACGCTGGAGACGTTCGAGGGCCTGTACTACGGGACCCTCTCCTCGCAGCCCCCCGCCCCCCGTGAAGCGGATGTCCCCGTCCGCATACAATAA
- a CDS encoding acyl-CoA dehydrogenase family protein yields MSRTTIDIDNLPYADGDFFAFEELLSDKERSRLQEIRGWLTREVRPHAVDWWNKGVFPQDLIPKIAELDPMSPVYRQGYSNLFAGITHAEFTRADTSFATFMGVHDGLFTGSIEALASKEQQEEWLPDIYAMKKIGAFGLTEPLGGSDVAGGTRTTARRDGGSWVLNGAKRWIGNATFSDWVVIYARDLADNQVKGFMVDTTLPGFSSSKIENKIALRTVENADIVLDDVVVSDDFHLKGANSFRDTNKVLKVTRLAVGWQAVGQQLAAFDVARRYAVEREQFGRPIASFQLVQQQLVLILGNAMSSMGMMVRLSQLEDAGRAKDEQSALAKAFTTARMRESVAAGRNILGGNGIVVDYEMAKIFSDAEAIYSYEGTQEINTLVAGRSITGIAAFV; encoded by the coding sequence ATGAGCAGGACGACGATCGACATCGACAACCTCCCGTACGCCGACGGCGACTTCTTCGCCTTCGAGGAGCTGCTGTCCGACAAGGAGCGCTCCCGGCTGCAGGAGATCCGGGGCTGGCTCACCCGCGAGGTCCGCCCGCATGCCGTCGACTGGTGGAACAAGGGCGTCTTCCCCCAGGACCTCATCCCGAAGATCGCCGAGCTGGACCCGATGAGCCCGGTCTACCGCCAGGGCTACTCCAACCTCTTCGCCGGCATCACCCATGCCGAGTTCACCCGCGCCGACACCTCGTTCGCGACCTTCATGGGTGTCCACGACGGGCTCTTCACGGGCTCCATCGAGGCCCTCGCCTCGAAGGAGCAGCAGGAGGAATGGCTGCCGGACATCTACGCGATGAAGAAGATCGGCGCCTTCGGACTCACCGAGCCGCTCGGCGGCTCCGACGTCGCCGGCGGGACCCGGACGACGGCGCGCCGGGACGGCGGTTCGTGGGTGCTCAACGGCGCCAAGCGGTGGATCGGCAACGCCACGTTCTCCGACTGGGTGGTCATCTACGCGCGGGACCTCGCGGACAACCAGGTCAAGGGCTTCATGGTGGACACCACGCTCCCGGGCTTCTCCTCCTCCAAGATCGAGAACAAGATCGCCCTGCGCACCGTCGAGAACGCGGACATCGTCCTCGACGACGTGGTCGTCTCCGACGACTTCCACCTGAAGGGCGCCAACAGCTTCCGCGACACGAACAAGGTCCTCAAGGTCACACGCCTGGCCGTCGGCTGGCAGGCCGTCGGCCAGCAGCTCGCCGCCTTCGACGTCGCCCGCCGGTACGCCGTGGAGCGCGAGCAGTTCGGACGGCCGATCGCCAGCTTCCAGCTCGTCCAGCAGCAGCTGGTGCTGATCCTGGGCAACGCCATGAGTTCCATGGGCATGATGGTGCGGCTGTCCCAGCTCGAGGACGCGGGCAGGGCGAAGGACGAGCAGTCCGCCCTCGCCAAGGCGTTCACCACGGCGCGCATGCGCGAGAGCGTCGCGGCGGGACGCAACATCCTCGGAGGCAACGGGATCGTCGTCGACTACGAGATGGCGAAGATCTTCTCCGACGCCGAGGCGATCTACTCCTACGAGGGCACGCAGGAGATCAACACCCTCGTGGCCGGCCGGTCGATCACGGGCATCGCCGCGTTCGTCTAG
- a CDS encoding murein hydrolase activator EnvC family protein — protein MPDQADEDGRAAVPAALPRVRIPSAPLRDVHIRAPAGVPGGRAIQTGAMPRPPDPPTPRARRRRAGPRGHAVRAVVVALLAVLVGVLPGVEIPPPASAAASAAAPASTSGVGEGTGPAPFVPEWSWPLEPVPEVLRPFERPPQKWKRGHRGVDLSTGAGGPVRVVSPADGVVSFAGTVVDRGILSIDHGGGRISSFEPVSTELSRGVRVARGQVVATLDAHPADGPARGPGRVHCGEPCLHWGVREDGEYVDPLSFVTDRRPSVLLPLGGA, from the coding sequence ATGCCGGATCAGGCCGACGAGGACGGCCGGGCGGCGGTCCCGGCGGCCCTCCCGCGGGTGCGCATCCCCTCCGCTCCCCTGCGCGATGTCCACATACGGGCGCCGGCCGGCGTCCCCGGCGGACGGGCGATCCAGACTGGAGCCATGCCCCGTCCCCCTGATCCTCCGACACCCCGGGCACGGCGTCGTCGCGCCGGTCCCCGCGGGCATGCCGTCCGCGCCGTGGTCGTCGCCCTCCTCGCAGTGCTGGTCGGCGTCCTGCCCGGAGTCGAGATCCCTCCCCCTGCTTCCGCTGCCGCGTCCGCTGCTGCCCCTGCCTCCACGTCGGGTGTCGGCGAGGGGACCGGTCCGGCACCGTTCGTGCCGGAGTGGTCGTGGCCCCTGGAGCCTGTACCCGAGGTGCTGCGCCCGTTCGAGAGGCCGCCGCAGAAGTGGAAACGCGGGCACCGGGGCGTCGACCTGTCCACCGGCGCCGGCGGACCCGTCCGGGTGGTGAGTCCGGCGGACGGCGTCGTGTCCTTCGCGGGAACGGTGGTGGACCGGGGCATCCTCTCGATCGACCACGGCGGTGGTCGGATCAGCAGCTTCGAGCCCGTCTCCACGGAGCTGTCCCGGGGCGTGCGCGTCGCCCGGGGGCAGGTGGTGGCCACGCTCGACGCCCACCCTGCGGACGGCCCCGCCCGCGGGCCCGGTCGGGTGCACTGCGGAGAGCCGTGCCTCCACTGGGGTGTCCGCGAGGACGGCGAGTACGTGGACCCGCTGTCCTTCGTGACGGACCGGCGACCGTCGGTACTGCTGCCACTCGGTGGAGCCTAG